From the Candidatus Peregrinibacteria bacterium genome, one window contains:
- a CDS encoding HAD family phosphatase, giving the protein MKFSAIIFDMDGVLINSEPLWKSQDILHFSKMFPKYQDASPEYQGKGHLGVYELLRERYQLSMSFEEFRAFRIRYSLEEIFPKAPLMIGVREFLERISLKTPLAIGTSSVREAIDAVFLHHQIGHFFSAVVTADDVGHRGKPAPDIFLKAAEKLGIAPEECLVLEDTKVGIVAAKNAKMTVYALSSEANRDQDLSRADAVFSDFSSLLF; this is encoded by the coding sequence ATGAAATTTTCCGCGATTATTTTTGATATGGATGGCGTACTCATTAACTCCGAACCGCTTTGGAAATCGCAAGACATTCTCCATTTTTCAAAGATGTTTCCTAAATATCAAGATGCTTCACCTGAGTATCAGGGGAAGGGGCATTTGGGAGTATACGAACTTTTGCGAGAGCGATATCAACTCTCCATGTCTTTTGAGGAATTTCGCGCGTTCCGTATTCGCTATAGTTTGGAAGAAATTTTTCCAAAAGCGCCACTGATGATTGGTGTTCGAGAATTTTTGGAGCGAATTTCTCTAAAAACTCCGCTTGCTATTGGAACCTCTTCTGTTCGAGAAGCGATTGATGCGGTATTTTTACACCACCAAATCGGACACTTTTTTTCTGCCGTGGTAACCGCCGATGATGTTGGACATCGTGGAAAACCAGCACCGGATATTTTCCTCAAAGCGGCGGAAAAATTGGGCATCGCACCAGAAGAGTGTCTTGTTTTAGAAGATACCAAAGTGGGAATTGTGGCGGCAAAAAATGCAAAAATGACGGTATATGCTCTTTCTTCCGAAGCAAATAGAGATCAAGATCTTTCTCGCGCTGATGCTGTTTTTTCCGATTTTTCTTCTCTGTTATTCTGA
- the hisD gene encoding histidinol dehydrogenase produces MIPLLSNNELVGEARIRFFRRSQADIDSVMEKTKEWIHRIQKKRDSALLEYIRQFDDPQFSLENLRVSPVDIKRAYEALPSETLEVLQKQIALSRAFHGEQARRVFADRQWEMETTSGVRVGCKKVSMASIGLYVPAGSAPLPSTAQLLTIAAKCAEVPRIAVFFPPTGLHPEIIVAADIAGADEIYRVGGIAAIAAMAYGTESIASVDKIAGPGSPWVQAAKQCVFGEVGIDIIAGPSEGLLLADETANAKWLAADILARCEHGVDSCMPLVTSSHHLAESVQCELAQQLSKCGRKKIIEKAFQNGYNGILLVSSEEEMILFANEYGAEHLHICTEFPERIFQKITNAGSIFLGHLTSVPLGDYATGTNHTLPTGRAVRFSSPVGVETFVKTLQFQEVRNDGLLELAPIVEALADVEGLDAHKNAVLLRLTS; encoded by the coding sequence ATGATTCCTCTTTTGTCTAATAACGAACTTGTGGGAGAGGCGAGAATCCGATTTTTTCGGAGATCACAGGCAGATATTGATTCGGTTATGGAAAAAACAAAAGAGTGGATTCATCGTATTCAAAAAAAAAGGGATTCCGCTCTTCTTGAATATATACGCCAGTTTGATGATCCTCAGTTTTCCCTAGAAAATCTTCGTGTTTCTCCTGTAGACATTAAAAGAGCATACGAGGCACTTCCTTCTGAAACGCTTGAAGTGCTTCAAAAACAGATTGCTCTTTCGAGGGCGTTTCATGGAGAGCAGGCAAGGCGTGTTTTTGCAGATCGTCAGTGGGAAATGGAAACAACTTCTGGAGTTCGGGTCGGGTGCAAAAAAGTTTCCATGGCTTCTATTGGGCTTTACGTTCCAGCAGGATCGGCTCCACTCCCTTCAACAGCACAGCTTCTCACTATCGCTGCAAAATGTGCGGAAGTTCCTCGGATTGCCGTCTTTTTTCCACCAACAGGACTTCATCCCGAAATTATTGTAGCGGCAGATATTGCCGGTGCTGATGAAATCTATCGTGTGGGAGGAATTGCCGCTATTGCTGCCATGGCGTATGGAACGGAATCCATCGCTTCAGTAGATAAAATTGCCGGACCTGGTTCTCCGTGGGTGCAGGCGGCAAAACAATGTGTGTTTGGAGAGGTGGGAATCGATATAATTGCTGGTCCAAGTGAGGGACTTCTTCTTGCGGATGAAACCGCAAATGCGAAATGGCTAGCGGCAGATATTCTTGCGCGCTGTGAACACGGCGTAGATTCTTGCATGCCACTTGTCACTTCTTCTCACCACTTGGCAGAAAGTGTTCAGTGTGAGTTGGCGCAACAACTTTCAAAATGCGGAAGAAAAAAAATTATCGAAAAAGCATTTCAAAATGGATACAATGGTATTCTTCTTGTTTCTTCTGAAGAAGAAATGATTTTGTTTGCCAATGAATACGGAGCAGAACATCTTCATATTTGTACCGAATTTCCAGAACGAATATTTCAAAAAATAACCAACGCGGGATCTATTTTTTTGGGACATCTCACTTCCGTTCCTCTAGGCGACTATGCAACTGGTACGAATCACACTCTTCCTACAGGTCGAGCCGTTCGATTTTCTTCTCCGGTAGGTGTGGAGACTTTTGTAAAAACTCTTCAGTTTCAAGAAGTAAGAAATGATGGGCTTTTGGAGCTTGCTCCGATTGTAGAAGCTCTTGCTGATGTAGAAGGACTCGATGCCCATAAAAATGCTGTTCTTTTGCGCCTTACTTCATGA
- the hisC gene encoding histidinol-phosphate transaminase: protein MDLSSLVRPNILRLTSYSSGKSEFSGKACVYLDTNENPFGDNITNRYPDPTQKELVEKIARQKSEQFSCTVLPENIALGNGSDEILDALTRIFCIPKKDAIVFCSPTFGMYRVVADMNDVSHISLPLDDAFDLDVSRILAEAKKAKILFLCSPNNPTGNAMSSKRIEKILREFQGIAVLDEAYIDFCPAKSFLPRLSEFPRLAITQTFSKAWGMAGVRLGMCFSSSEMTSLLFRIKMPYHINVLTAKYVLARLADPSRFLQEQETILLERNRLFRELARFSNVLKIFPSDSNSLLIQFSDSEGVFQYLLSVGIVVRNFSHVPRLNGCLRISIGSPEENTLLLKTLSVFLTKI from the coding sequence ATGGACCTCTCTTCTCTCGTTCGACCAAATATTTTGCGCCTTACTTCTTATTCCTCGGGAAAATCAGAGTTTTCTGGAAAAGCGTGTGTCTATTTAGATACCAACGAAAATCCTTTCGGCGACAATATCACCAATCGCTATCCCGATCCCACTCAAAAAGAACTCGTGGAAAAAATTGCTCGTCAAAAATCGGAGCAGTTTTCTTGTACGGTGCTTCCAGAAAACATTGCCTTGGGAAACGGATCAGATGAAATACTCGATGCGCTTACACGTATTTTTTGTATTCCCAAAAAAGATGCCATTGTCTTTTGTTCTCCTACCTTTGGAATGTATCGGGTTGTAGCGGATATGAATGATGTCTCTCATATTTCTCTTCCTCTTGATGATGCTTTTGATCTTGATGTTTCTCGAATACTAGCAGAGGCAAAAAAGGCAAAAATTCTCTTCCTCTGCTCGCCCAACAATCCCACGGGAAACGCTATGAGTTCCAAAAGAATTGAAAAAATTCTTCGGGAATTTCAGGGGATTGCTGTTCTCGATGAAGCATATATCGATTTTTGTCCAGCAAAGAGTTTTCTTCCTCGGCTTTCGGAATTCCCTCGGCTTGCTATTACACAAACCTTTTCTAAAGCATGGGGAATGGCAGGAGTTCGTCTTGGAATGTGTTTTTCGTCTTCAGAGATGACAAGTCTCCTTTTTCGGATAAAAATGCCATACCATATCAACGTGCTTACGGCGAAATATGTGTTGGCTCGACTCGCAGATCCTTCTCGTTTTTTGCAGGAGCAAGAGACCATTCTTTTGGAGCGAAATCGTCTTTTCCGTGAGCTTGCTCGTTTTTCAAATGTGCTTAAGATATTTCCGAGTGATAGTAATAGTCTCCTTATTCAATTTTCCGATTCAGAAGGTGTTTTTCAGTATCTCCTTTCTGTTGGTATTGTGGTGCGCAATTTCTCTCACGTTCCGCGTCTTAATGGGTGTCTTCGGATTTCAATTGGTTCTCCAGAGGAAAACACTCTTCTTCTTAAAACACTTTCTGTTTTTTTAACGAAAATATGA
- a CDS encoding Smr/MutS family protein yields the protein MAGEKYLGDCPIPYPQNPQRELDLHGFFVREALSESVFFLRQCRQEKLLKVRIITGHGRKSLAGFSILFLEIKQFLLQEKARGFLFSVEEGDGIFDILFLQ from the coding sequence ATGGCAGGGGAAAAGTATCTTGGCGATTGTCCTATCCCATACCCTCAAAACCCACAGCGAGAACTCGATCTTCATGGATTTTTCGTGCGAGAGGCACTTTCGGAATCGGTATTTTTTTTACGGCAGTGTCGTCAAGAAAAACTTCTTAAAGTCCGCATTATTACCGGACACGGAAGAAAATCTCTCGCTGGGTTTTCCATTCTCTTTCTCGAAATAAAGCAATTTCTTCTCCAAGAAAAAGCGCGTGGATTTTTGTTTTCGGTTGAAGAAGGGGATGGGATTTTTGATATTCTGTTTTTACAATGA
- a CDS encoding HAD family phosphatase, whose product MPLFPFASLKTHSSLSEFSAILFDMDGVLVDSYDAWISADKEFLREYAVDPSGSLYAQFHGSSILGVYEILSETRNMPESYEVFRSRRVSFVNEEIYKTVSLMPGALAFLEHVTSRIPSALASASEREWVETALMQNNITHHFGAIVSATDVNGKGKPAPDIFLKAAEKLGIAPEECLVLEDSHNGILAGKRAGMIVGAYDNGRNKSQDLSPADFVFSDFSELFF is encoded by the coding sequence ATGCCTCTTTTTCCGTTTGCATCTTTAAAAACACATTCTTCTCTGTCGGAATTTTCCGCAATTCTCTTTGATATGGATGGCGTGCTCGTCGATTCGTATGATGCGTGGATTTCTGCCGACAAAGAGTTTCTCCGCGAATACGCTGTTGATCCCAGCGGATCACTTTATGCGCAATTTCACGGATCGAGCATTTTGGGAGTATACGAAATACTCTCCGAAACCCGCAATATGCCAGAATCGTACGAAGTATTTCGAAGTCGTCGTGTTTCGTTTGTGAATGAAGAAATCTACAAAACCGTTTCGCTCATGCCTGGCGCGTTAGCATTTTTGGAACATGTCACTTCTCGAATTCCCTCTGCCCTGGCGAGTGCTTCGGAACGAGAGTGGGTAGAAACCGCTCTTATGCAGAACAATATCACTCATCATTTTGGGGCGATTGTGTCCGCAACAGACGTGAATGGAAAAGGAAAACCAGCACCGGATATTTTCCTCAAGGCAGCGGAAAAATTGGGTATTGCACCAGAAGAGTGTCTTGTTTTGGAAGACTCTCATAACGGCATTCTTGCCGGAAAACGTGCAGGAATGATTGTTGGTGCATACGATAATGGAAGAAATAAATCGCAAGATCTTTCTCCTGCCGATTTTGTCTTTTCCGATTTTTCAGAACTCTTTTTTTAA